A window of the Harmonia axyridis chromosome 5, icHarAxyr1.1, whole genome shotgun sequence genome harbors these coding sequences:
- the LOC123681193 gene encoding uncharacterized protein LOC123681193, with the protein MFQMFKKRQTWSCSGRKHESAKSFNSCQGQYEPKKVNVLVDGSQSPKPPKKPPEPPVTTIPSIPSIPQVCPLLEILNDDDRSYLRIRVFNESILALLDSGSNVSILGSPSLFLLKRLNLPINYDVSFHLTTADGTLQSTLGYVDLPIGLDNLSKNFRVLVVPSISQPMILGMDVIQAFNIKLDFTNFSFNTSTLSTAAVHAIKPAEDLTPLHQDGLNEVVKLFRSIGPENEIGRTHLLTHTIKTEGSPIRQRQYPLSPAMQSVLNKEIDEMLKLDIIKPVTTTSPWLSPL; encoded by the exons atgtttcaaatgttcaaaaaacgcCAAACCTGGTCATGTTCTGGCAGAAAACATGAATCAGCCAAGTCCTTCAATAGCTGCCAAGGGCAATATGAACCAAAGAAAGTAAATGTTCTTGTAGATGGTTCGCAATCTCCAAAGCCACCAAAGAAACCACCTGAGCCTCCTGTCACAACCATTCCATCAATTCCTTCAATTCCTCAAGTTTGCCCATTATTGGAAATACTTAATGACGATGACAGATCGTACCTTAGAATTAGAGTCTTCAATGAAAGTATTTTAGCCCTTCTGGATAGCGGCAGTAATGTCTCAATTCTCGGTTCTCCATCATTGTTTCTTTTAAAAAGATTGAATTTACCTATAAATTATGACGTTTCCTTCCATCTCACTACTGCTGATGGTACATTACAAAGCACTTTAGGTTATGTTGATCTGCCGATAGGGTTGGATAATTTGTCTAAGAACTTTAGGGTATTGGTAGTTCCTTCGATTTCACAACCAATGATTTTGGGAATGGATGTTATACAAGCATTCAATATTAAGCTTGATTTTacgaatttttcttttaataccTCCACT ttgtcgaCAGCTGCAGTACATGCGATAAAACCAGCTGAAGACTTGACTCCCTTGCATCAAGATGGATTGAATGAGGTGGTGAAATTATTCCGATCAATAGGACCTGAGAATGAAATTGGCAGGACACACTTACTAACGCATACTATTAAAACTGAAGGTTCGCCCATACGCCAAAGACAATACCCTCTCTCACCTGCTATGCAATCAGTTCTCAATAAGGAGATTGATGAGATGTTAAAACTTGATATAATCAAGCCAGTAACAACCACTTCACCCTGGTTGTCTCCCCTTTGA